From the genome of Phycisphaerae bacterium, one region includes:
- a CDS encoding methyltransferase domain-containing protein: MTVDCYLGYVVRRETWRVGGQTFHLIWPADIDGLLDLPDVQERFSKDQYMPYWAQPWPAGVLLAEAILAGEDGQGRQAVELGCGIGLVSLAAARMGWSITASDYDEHAIAFARLNAANNNICLAAARMIDFRLPPESSAYERVFGADLTYERRNAEPLARWLASALKAGGEAWLSDPNRSAGDEFPSHARALGLKVDVRAVESTSPVGLLHRGRIWRVCRP, translated from the coding sequence ATGACCGTTGATTGTTATCTGGGTTATGTGGTTCGCAGAGAGACTTGGCGGGTGGGGGGACAGACCTTCCACTTGATTTGGCCGGCGGACATCGACGGTCTTCTCGACCTTCCTGATGTGCAGGAGCGGTTCTCCAAAGATCAATACATGCCTTATTGGGCGCAGCCGTGGCCGGCGGGCGTGCTTCTGGCTGAGGCTATACTGGCGGGTGAGGATGGCCAAGGCCGACAGGCGGTCGAATTGGGCTGCGGCATCGGCTTGGTCAGTCTTGCGGCGGCCAGAATGGGCTGGTCGATAACCGCCAGCGACTACGATGAGCACGCCATTGCGTTTGCCCGGTTAAATGCCGCAAACAACAACATCTGCCTTGCTGCGGCGAGGATGATTGATTTCCGACTGCCGCCCGAGTCGTCAGCCTACGAACGCGTGTTCGGCGCTGATCTGACCTACGAACGACGCAACGCAGAGCCCTTGGCCCGATGGCTGGCTTCCGCCCTGAAAGCCGGGGGCGAGGCGTGGCTGAGCGACCCTAATCGATCCGCTGGCGACGAATTCCCGTCGCATGCCCGGGCCCTCGGGCTGAAGGTCGACGTGAGAGCCGTGGAATCCACCTCGCCTGTCGGCTTGCTCCACCGAGGTCGAATCTGGAGAGTCTGTCGACCGTAA
- a CDS encoding response regulator transcription factor produces the protein MRVLVIEDEPDLLEALAQALREAGYAVDEASDGRNGLFKAAGTDYDAIVLDLMLPGMSGWDLLRELRKSKSTPVLILTARDTLPDRVRGLDAGGDDYLTKPFELPELLARLRALIRRGAGQATATIDIGDVAVNTAERTVRKAGQVVPLTPTEYALVELLALHRGKLVTRTMIYEHLFDESNDTLSNLVDVHVANVRKKLGKEFIITRRGEGYQVHG, from the coding sequence ATGCGAGTACTGGTGATTGAAGACGAACCCGACCTGTTGGAAGCGCTGGCACAGGCACTTCGCGAGGCTGGATACGCGGTCGATGAGGCCTCAGACGGCCGCAATGGTCTGTTCAAGGCGGCCGGGACGGATTACGACGCGATTGTGCTCGACCTGATGCTGCCGGGCATGAGCGGGTGGGACCTGCTGCGGGAGCTGCGGAAGAGCAAGTCGACACCCGTGCTCATCCTGACTGCCCGCGATACGCTTCCTGACCGGGTTAGGGGCCTCGACGCCGGAGGCGATGACTACCTTACCAAGCCGTTCGAGCTGCCTGAGCTTCTGGCTCGTCTCCGGGCATTGATTCGCCGCGGCGCGGGCCAGGCAACCGCGACGATCGACATCGGAGACGTGGCGGTCAACACGGCCGAACGTACCGTCCGAAAAGCCGGGCAGGTGGTTCCCCTGACGCCGACGGAGTACGCGCTCGTCGAGCTCCTGGCGTTGCACCGGGGCAAGCTGGTCACGCGAACGATGATCTACGAACACCTGTTCGACGAAAGCAATGACACCCTGTCCAACCTCGTCGATGTGCACGTCGCCAACGTGCGAAAGAAACTTGGGAAGGAGTTCATCATCACCCGCCGGGGCGAGGGATATCAAGTGCATGGTTAA
- a CDS encoding ATP-binding protein: MVNLFHRNWWAFCTQVVGSPCVWVGARRKAVRLRSIQWTLQLWYAGVLAVVLVGFGSASYFGISRARWEQLDSELARSVQELAAGFRPPKMPEPSSVPASTTNAGDSVSRDPWQDLPPPDFELPAALTKRFEPNEPESDYYVIWDREGRVLASSNVRFAAGVPYPGVRPHLSVRPHPPGPPQIRKRGEFREAYINGPRWTRILVGTSVRPTEIELRHFAFSLTAIGAGVLAAGLVGGWLVSLRAVRPIRAITEVAQEISASNLSRRIPVAEVQSELGSLAVVLNEMIDRLEAAFQQQVRFTADASHELRTPLSVIHTHVQLALSRERTADEYRRTIETCRRASSRMKDLVDSLLLLAGADAGRLTLNRQLADLRGVVENCTAMVAPLAEAKDVVIETDLHPAELSVDVSRITQVTTNLLTNAIRYNRKGGRVEIRLDVDGPVVVLAVSDTGLGIPLENQPHIFERFYRVDKARSREEGGSGLGLAICKTIVEAHGGTISFRSKPGQGTTFEVRLPLIETRMAKSL, from the coding sequence ATGGTTAATCTCTTTCATCGTAACTGGTGGGCATTTTGTACGCAGGTTGTTGGGTCACCGTGCGTCTGGGTTGGGGCCCGCAGGAAGGCGGTCCGCCTCAGGTCCATACAATGGACGCTGCAACTGTGGTACGCAGGCGTGCTGGCCGTCGTGCTTGTCGGCTTTGGATCCGCCTCATACTTCGGAATCTCGCGAGCTCGGTGGGAACAGTTGGACTCGGAACTGGCGCGGTCCGTCCAGGAGCTGGCCGCCGGATTTCGGCCGCCGAAAATGCCGGAGCCGTCATCTGTGCCGGCATCGACGACCAACGCGGGAGATAGCGTCTCTCGCGACCCGTGGCAGGACCTGCCCCCGCCGGACTTTGAACTGCCCGCCGCCTTGACCAAACGGTTTGAGCCCAACGAACCCGAATCTGACTACTACGTCATCTGGGATCGCGAGGGCCGCGTTCTGGCGTCGTCGAACGTCCGCTTCGCTGCCGGCGTTCCCTATCCTGGAGTGCGTCCCCACCTGTCTGTTCGACCCCATCCGCCCGGCCCGCCGCAGATCCGCAAAAGAGGCGAATTCCGTGAGGCCTACATCAACGGCCCGCGATGGACTCGGATCCTGGTCGGCACATCCGTTCGTCCGACAGAAATCGAGTTGCGGCATTTTGCCTTCTCGCTCACCGCGATTGGCGCGGGCGTATTGGCCGCCGGCTTGGTTGGCGGGTGGCTGGTCTCGCTTCGCGCCGTCAGGCCGATTCGCGCCATCACCGAGGTGGCGCAGGAAATCTCTGCCTCCAACCTCTCCCGGCGTATCCCTGTCGCCGAAGTCCAGAGCGAACTTGGGAGCCTTGCAGTCGTTCTCAACGAGATGATTGACCGGCTTGAGGCGGCTTTTCAGCAACAGGTCCGCTTCACCGCCGATGCCTCACACGAGCTTCGCACGCCGCTGTCGGTCATCCATACTCACGTTCAACTGGCGCTTTCGCGGGAACGGACCGCTGACGAGTACCGCAGGACGATCGAAACCTGCCGGCGGGCATCGAGCCGGATGAAGGATCTCGTGGACTCGCTCCTGCTCCTGGCCGGCGCCGACGCCGGCCGGCTCACGTTGAACCGACAGCTCGCCGACTTGCGGGGGGTCGTGGAAAACTGCACCGCCATGGTCGCTCCCTTGGCGGAGGCCAAGGATGTCGTCATTGAGACTGATTTGCACCCCGCGGAACTGTCGGTTGATGTGTCTCGGATCACGCAGGTCACCACGAACCTGCTGACCAACGCAATCCGGTATAACCGCAAGGGCGGCCGCGTCGAGATCCGCTTGGATGTCGACGGCCCTGTCGTCGTATTGGCTGTCAGTGATACGGGTCTTGGGATCCCCCTTGAGAACCAACCACATATCTTCGAGCGCTTCTATCGCGTCGATAAAGCCCGCAGCCGCGAGGAGGGCGGCAGCGGTCTGGGGCTGGCGATCTGTAAGACCATTGTCGAGGCTCACGGCGGGACGATCTCATTCCGCAGCAAACCGGGCCAGGGCACAACGTTCGAGGTCCGATTGCCTCTTATCGAAACCCGAATGGCGAAATCTCTTTGA
- a CDS encoding nucleotidyltransferase domain-containing protein: MDTQQAIKLVKRYADVVRAQFPVRKVVLYGSHARGTAHEYSDIDVAVLVDRIEGDLLDLEATLFRLGRGVDFRIEPVLREEGHDPSGLTAEILRTGHVVYSAA, from the coding sequence ATGGATACACAGCAGGCTATCAAACTCGTGAAGCGATACGCCGACGTGGTCCGGGCGCAGTTTCCGGTGCGCAAGGTCGTCCTCTATGGATCTCACGCGCGCGGCACGGCCCATGAATACAGCGACATCGACGTGGCCGTGCTGGTGGACCGCATCGAAGGCGATCTGCTGGATCTCGAGGCGACGCTGTTCCGTCTGGGCCGAGGGGTTGACTTCCGCATCGAGCCGGTGCTGCGGGAGGAAGGGCACGACCCGAGCGGCCTGACCGCGGAGATCCTGCGAACCGGACACGTGGTCTACTCGGCCGCATGA
- a CDS encoding HEPN domain-containing protein produces MDEKVTYWVDLAGYDMDTAKAMLQTGRLLYVGFMCHQVVEKMLKAWWVSAKGSTPPYTQPRGARSAEWSVRPP; encoded by the coding sequence GTGGACGAGAAGGTGACATACTGGGTCGACTTGGCCGGCTACGACATGGACACTGCCAAGGCCATGCTCCAGACCGGCCGGTTGCTGTATGTGGGCTTCATGTGCCATCAGGTGGTGGAGAAGATGCTTAAGGCATGGTGGGTGTCGGCCAAGGGTTCAACGCCGCCGTACACACAGCCTCGTGGCGCTCGCAGCGCTGAGTGGTCTGTTCGACCTCCTTGA
- a CDS encoding efflux RND transporter periplasmic adaptor subunit, with the protein MKKILVLIILTGLLVGGGAVYWHRGSTSAAAFRTAQVQRGDMIISIAATGTVEPEEVIDVGAQVAGQILSFGTDANGRTVDYGSPVEADTVLARIDDALYTSEVEQAKAQVLSAEGGLKRAEADLEQAKAKLYQAERNWERARQLGSSSSALAATDYDNYKASYDSARASVLICEAAIVEAKGNLAQARSMLQRAERNLKYTTIKSPVKGVIIDRRVNIGQTVISSMNAPSLFLIAKDLTRIQVWVAVNEADIGRLRPGQPVTFTVSAFPGETFKGEVGKIRLNASMTQNVVTYTVEVVADNPNGRLLPYLTADVKFQLDRHNGVLMVPTDALRWTPTADQVLPEVRRTLENQSAAGPRHAVAKETAPSFTDTDVQEQGILWVPEGRHVRPVFVRLGLSDEDMTEVEGDGLVEGMAVVTGQEEIQETSAGGSNPFLPKFPRMGKRRPPPPM; encoded by the coding sequence ATGAAGAAAATCCTGGTGCTCATCATACTCACGGGTCTGCTCGTCGGGGGCGGTGCGGTGTACTGGCATCGTGGCAGCACATCCGCGGCCGCTTTTCGCACCGCGCAGGTCCAACGGGGCGACATGATCATATCGATCGCCGCCACCGGTACCGTTGAACCGGAAGAGGTCATCGACGTCGGCGCCCAGGTCGCCGGCCAGATCCTCTCGTTTGGCACCGACGCCAACGGCAGGACGGTGGACTACGGCTCGCCGGTCGAGGCCGACACGGTATTGGCCAGGATCGACGACGCCCTCTACACCTCCGAGGTCGAACAAGCCAAGGCACAGGTCTTGTCCGCGGAAGGCGGGCTCAAGCGGGCCGAGGCGGACTTGGAGCAGGCCAAGGCCAAGCTCTACCAGGCCGAGCGAAACTGGGAGCGAGCACGACAGTTGGGCTCGTCATCATCGGCGCTGGCAGCCACCGATTACGACAACTACAAGGCAAGCTACGACTCGGCCAGGGCAAGCGTGCTCATCTGCGAAGCGGCGATCGTTGAGGCCAAGGGCAACCTTGCTCAAGCCAGGAGCATGCTGCAGCGCGCGGAACGCAATCTGAAGTACACCACCATCAAGTCTCCGGTTAAAGGCGTCATCATCGATCGCCGCGTGAATATAGGTCAAACCGTTATTTCCAGCATGAACGCCCCCAGCCTTTTCCTGATCGCCAAAGACCTGACGCGCATACAGGTATGGGTGGCCGTGAATGAGGCCGACATCGGTCGTTTGCGCCCCGGCCAACCCGTGACGTTCACCGTTTCCGCATTCCCGGGCGAGACCTTCAAGGGAGAGGTGGGCAAGATTCGCCTGAACGCGTCCATGACCCAGAATGTCGTGACTTACACCGTGGAAGTCGTGGCCGACAATCCCAACGGAAGACTGTTGCCTTACCTCACCGCCGACGTCAAGTTCCAACTCGATCGTCATAACGGCGTGCTGATGGTTCCAACCGATGCTCTGAGATGGACGCCGACCGCGGACCAGGTCTTGCCCGAGGTTCGCCGGACCCTGGAGAACCAGTCGGCCGCCGGGCCTCGGCATGCCGTCGCGAAAGAAACCGCGCCGTCGTTTACAGATACCGACGTCCAGGAGCAGGGCATCCTCTGGGTACCCGAGGGACGGCATGTGCGGCCCGTTTTCGTCCGGCTCGGCTTGAGCGATGAGGACATGACCGAGGTCGAAGGTGACGGACTGGTCGAAGGAATGGCGGTCGTGACGGGGCAGGAAGAAATTCAGGAGACGTCCGCCGGCGGCAGCAATCCGTTCCTGCCTAAGTTCCCTCGCATGGGTAAACGCAGGCCGCCGCCGCCCATGTAG
- a CDS encoding ABC transporter ATP-binding protein, translating to MIELQNICKTYHIGEISVPALKNVSLSVERGELLALMGASGSGKSTLMNILGCLDRPSSGRYWLDGRDVSKLSIAERAMERNRKIGFVFQNFNLLPRTSALDNVAMPLSYAAEHLSEREARRRARQILCRLGLEDRLHHEPSQLSGGQQQRVAIARALVNRPSILFADEPTGNLDSQTSVDVLRIFQQLNEGDGLTVILVTHDANVARFARRIVHIRDGTISNGLFTGDGGAKSGSMAGYVENGAGI from the coding sequence ATGATTGAGCTTCAGAACATTTGTAAGACCTACCACATCGGCGAGATCAGCGTGCCTGCGCTGAAGAATGTGTCGCTGAGCGTCGAGCGGGGAGAGCTCCTCGCCCTCATGGGTGCCTCCGGCTCGGGCAAGAGCACGTTGATGAACATTCTCGGATGCCTCGATCGGCCGAGTTCCGGTCGATACTGGCTTGATGGCAGGGACGTTTCCAAGTTGTCGATCGCCGAGCGGGCAATGGAGAGAAATCGGAAAATCGGCTTCGTGTTTCAGAACTTCAACCTGCTGCCGCGCACCAGCGCCCTCGATAACGTGGCCATGCCCCTGTCGTACGCCGCCGAGCACCTGTCCGAACGCGAAGCCCGTCGCCGCGCCCGCCAAATACTCTGCCGGCTCGGGCTCGAAGACCGGCTGCACCACGAGCCCTCCCAGTTGTCCGGCGGCCAGCAACAGCGAGTTGCCATCGCCCGTGCTCTGGTTAACCGTCCCTCAATCCTCTTTGCCGACGAGCCCACGGGCAACCTCGATTCCCAGACCAGCGTGGACGTTCTTCGCATCTTTCAGCAGCTCAACGAAGGCGACGGTCTGACCGTCATCCTGGTCACCCACGATGCCAACGTCGCCAGGTTCGCGCGACGGATCGTCCACATCCGCGACGGCACCATCTCAAACGGGCTCTTTACCGGCGATGGCGGAGCGAAATCAGGTTCAATGGCGGGGTACGTGGAAAACGGAGCCGGTATATGA
- a CDS encoding ABC transporter permease: protein MRISRTLRTAMRALRRNPMRATLTTLGIVIGVGAVIAMMEIGAGSSAQIQKGISSMGANVLLIMPGTVSTAGVTQSAGSVITLTPQDCEAIIRQCPAVRTAAPVVRARTQVVCGSRNWEPNSIYGTTPDFLEVRQLGPMVEGRMFTQRDILNGNRVCVVGKTLVRELFRGASPVGREIRIKNVTFRVVGVLRSKGANMMGMDQDDIILAPWSTIKYRVAGSSLGSTNQSISSGSSSSAVNTLSNLYPGGQTSLYPQRSEVQMADNPMPVRFTNVDQILAVARSPQSIPAAMQQIKEVLRRRHRLGPDDPDDFDLRDMTEMSNVLTSTTSMMTNLLLAVATISLIVGGVGIMNIMLVSVTERTREIGLRMAVGAQPRDILRQFLVEAVVLCLIGGAIGISLGRAASICVRMLLNWPTALSVGAIIAAVVVSAAVGILFGYYPAWKASRLDPIEALRYE, encoded by the coding sequence ATGAGAATCTCGCGAACCCTTCGAACCGCCATGAGGGCTCTGCGGCGCAATCCCATGCGGGCCACGCTGACCACGCTGGGAATCGTCATCGGTGTCGGGGCGGTCATCGCCATGATGGAAATCGGCGCGGGTTCCTCTGCGCAGATTCAAAAGGGCATCTCCAGCATGGGCGCCAACGTCCTGCTCATCATGCCCGGCACGGTTTCCACGGCCGGCGTGACTCAAAGCGCCGGCAGCGTGATCACCCTGACCCCGCAGGACTGCGAGGCCATTATTCGCCAGTGCCCCGCGGTCCGCACGGCCGCCCCCGTCGTGCGGGCCAGAACTCAGGTCGTCTGCGGCAGCCGCAACTGGGAGCCCAACTCCATCTATGGGACGACCCCGGATTTCCTCGAAGTCCGGCAACTGGGCCCCATGGTCGAAGGCAGGATGTTCACCCAACGCGACATCCTCAACGGAAACCGGGTCTGCGTCGTCGGCAAAACCCTGGTTCGCGAGCTGTTTCGAGGGGCCTCGCCTGTCGGCAGGGAAATCCGAATCAAGAATGTGACCTTTCGGGTCGTCGGGGTCCTTAGGAGCAAAGGGGCCAACATGATGGGAATGGATCAGGATGACATCATCCTCGCCCCTTGGTCCACGATTAAGTACCGGGTCGCCGGCTCGTCGCTGGGATCAACCAACCAGAGTATCAGCAGCGGCTCGAGCAGCAGTGCAGTCAACACTCTGAGCAATCTCTACCCTGGCGGTCAGACCAGCCTGTATCCGCAACGCAGCGAGGTCCAGATGGCCGACAACCCCATGCCGGTACGGTTCACCAACGTGGACCAGATTCTGGCCGTCGCCCGCTCCCCTCAATCGATTCCCGCCGCAATGCAGCAAATCAAGGAGGTCCTGCGGCGGCGTCATCGCCTCGGCCCTGACGATCCGGACGACTTTGACCTCCGCGACATGACGGAGATGAGCAACGTTCTGACGTCAACAACGTCCATGATGACCAACCTGCTTCTTGCCGTGGCGACGATCTCACTCATCGTCGGTGGCGTCGGCATCATGAATATCATGCTGGTCTCGGTTACCGAACGCACCCGTGAGATCGGGCTGCGCATGGCCGTCGGCGCCCAGCCGCGCGACATCCTGCGCCAGTTCCTGGTCGAAGCGGTCGTTCTGTGCTTGATCGGCGGTGCAATCGGAATCTCTCTGGGACGTGCGGCCTCGATCTGCGTCCGCATGCTGCTCAACTGGCCGACCGCGCTGTCTGTGGGAGCCATCATCGCCGCCGTGGTGGTCTCCGCGGCCGTGGGCATCTTGTTCGGCTACTATCCGGCCTGGAAAGCCTCCCGGCTCGATCCGATCGAGGCGCTGCGGTACGAATGA
- a CDS encoding efflux transporter outer membrane subunit has translation MNDELTVTAGSDRGSLAHTQARPCEDRAGLIRAAFITLALAQIVLLSVLGLGCTVGPDYRRPDLPMPAEWSSLQADAAATQPASAPASPKPFAERHPDPLWQAQGPTTRPTSRPCDIGSWWRKLNDPTLDSLIDRAVQSNLDLKIATARVREARAQRNSVAAGLWPQIGAAGSYNYGGGSLNAGREASGGTGLGKQVRNTAVNSAVQSLVNGQGIDPAQIASNAAKQALSTAVNNKLSDEGRVSHRGQNVFQAGFDASWELDVFGGVRRGLEAADAEVVASVEDQRAVIVSLVAEVALEYVQLRGYQRRLAIAHKNIEAQRKTVELTQDRRSVGFTNDLEVAQARTQLATTTSQVPVLQDSVRQTMYRLSILLGLPPGALVPELEEASAIPTSPPEVPIGLPSELLRRRPDVSSAERQLAAATARIGEAIADLFPKFSITGSFGTQSRDIRYMLDRDSLVWSLGPAVSWPIFQGGRIRANIEIQNARQEQALAAYEQTVLNALNEVEAALSAYLNEQIRRQALLEAVETSRQATELSTRLYVRGLGAFLNVLEAQRSLYATEEALVQSDTAIITDLIALYKALGGGWEG, from the coding sequence ATGAACGATGAATTGACGGTTACGGCCGGATCGGATCGAGGATCCCTGGCTCATACGCAGGCCAGACCATGCGAAGATCGCGCCGGTTTGATCCGGGCCGCTTTCATTACCCTGGCTCTCGCACAGATTGTGCTGCTATCCGTCCTTGGTTTGGGCTGCACGGTCGGACCGGACTACCGGCGCCCGGATCTGCCCATGCCGGCGGAATGGTCCAGCCTGCAAGCGGACGCGGCAGCGACGCAGCCCGCCAGTGCCCCTGCAAGCCCCAAGCCGTTTGCCGAACGGCACCCAGACCCGCTTTGGCAAGCCCAAGGACCGACGACTCGGCCGACGAGCCGGCCGTGCGACATCGGGAGCTGGTGGAGGAAGCTGAATGATCCAACGCTCGATTCGCTGATCGACCGGGCCGTCCAGTCGAACCTGGACTTGAAAATCGCCACCGCTCGTGTCCGCGAGGCAAGAGCGCAACGAAACTCCGTAGCCGCCGGACTCTGGCCCCAGATCGGCGCCGCCGGCAGCTACAACTACGGCGGAGGCAGCCTGAACGCCGGCCGCGAGGCCTCCGGCGGAACCGGATTGGGCAAACAGGTGAGGAATACCGCCGTCAATTCGGCCGTCCAATCCCTGGTCAACGGTCAGGGCATCGACCCCGCTCAAATCGCTTCCAATGCGGCCAAGCAGGCGCTCTCAACCGCCGTCAATAACAAACTCTCGGACGAGGGCCGGGTCTCGCATCGCGGCCAGAACGTCTTTCAGGCCGGGTTCGATGCAAGCTGGGAGCTTGATGTCTTTGGAGGCGTGCGGCGCGGACTCGAGGCGGCCGACGCAGAAGTCGTCGCTTCCGTTGAGGATCAACGAGCGGTGATCGTCTCGCTGGTGGCCGAGGTGGCCCTCGAATACGTCCAATTGCGGGGCTACCAGCGGCGGTTGGCCATCGCCCACAAGAACATCGAGGCACAACGGAAAACCGTTGAGCTGACCCAGGACAGACGCTCAGTGGGCTTCACGAATGACTTGGAGGTTGCGCAGGCCAGGACGCAACTTGCCACGACCACATCGCAGGTGCCTGTCCTTCAGGACTCCGTTCGACAGACCATGTATCGCCTGAGCATCCTGCTTGGACTGCCGCCCGGTGCGTTGGTGCCGGAACTCGAAGAAGCCTCGGCGATTCCCACAAGCCCGCCTGAGGTGCCCATAGGCCTGCCCTCCGAACTCCTGCGCCGCCGGCCGGACGTGTCTTCAGCCGAGCGACAACTGGCGGCGGCCACCGCTCGCATCGGCGAGGCAATAGCCGACTTGTTTCCCAAGTTCTCCATCACCGGCTCCTTCGGAACCCAGAGCCGCGACATCCGATATATGCTCGACCGCGATAGCCTCGTCTGGTCGCTCGGACCCGCGGTCTCATGGCCCATCTTTCAGGGCGGACGCATCCGGGCCAACATCGAGATACAGAACGCCCGGCAGGAGCAGGCTCTGGCAGCATACGAACAAACCGTGCTCAACGCGCTCAACGAGGTCGAGGCCGCACTCTCCGCCTACTTGAATGAACAAATCCGCCGCCAGGCATTGCTCGAGGCCGTCGAAACAAGCCGCCAGGCGACGGAGTTGAGCACGAGACTCTATGTCCGCGGACTGGGAGCGTTCCTGAACGTGCTTGAGGCACAACGCTCACTGTACGCCACCGAGGAGGCTCTGGTCCAAAGCGACACCGCGATCATCACCGACCTGATCGCCCTGTACAAGGCGCTCGGCGGAGGATGGGAGGGCTGA
- a CDS encoding peptide chain release factor-like protein, which produces MLKEQPNRSPTRGARSWLDLSDSQLLAQCEVDCYRASGPGGQKRNKTSSAVRLRHGPTSLIVTAAESRSQHENKARALRRLREAIAMTQRNPLRPGDPPPDFFLSALSRDPGLRVNRKNPDYYHIVQYVLDMFSACAGSTADTARSLGISAGHLIRFLKNDDTLWEHANRLRRKFGHATLR; this is translated from the coding sequence ATGCTGAAGGAACAGCCAAACCGGTCGCCGACCAGGGGAGCGCGATCCTGGCTCGATCTCTCGGATTCCCAGTTGCTGGCTCAGTGCGAAGTCGATTGCTACCGCGCCAGCGGCCCCGGGGGGCAGAAACGCAACAAGACCTCCTCGGCCGTCCGACTCCGCCATGGCCCCACCTCGCTCATTGTGACGGCTGCCGAGAGCCGCTCTCAACACGAGAACAAGGCCCGTGCACTCAGGCGTCTTCGCGAAGCCATCGCCATGACGCAGCGAAACCCCCTCAGACCGGGCGATCCGCCGCCGGACTTCTTCCTTTCCGCGTTGTCCCGAGATCCCGGTCTCAGGGTGAACAGAAAAAACCCCGACTACTACCACATTGTTCAATATGTCCTGGATATGTTCTCCGCCTGCGCAGGCAGCACAGCCGACACCGCCCGCTCGCTGGGCATTTCAGCAGGCCACCTGATTCGCTTCCTGAAGAACGACGACACGTTGTGGGAACACGCCAACCGGCTTCGCCGGAAGTTCGGACACGCGACACTGCGCTGA
- the cas2 gene encoding CRISPR-associated endonuclease Cas2, with protein MNLSAYRFMWLMVMFDLPVDTKAARREYAIFRKRLLKDGFTRIQYSVYVRHCASQENADVHVQRVEAAVPPDGEIRVLLITERQYERMRVFWGKRRKAPENPPCQLELF; from the coding sequence ATGAACCTCAGCGCGTACCGATTCATGTGGCTCATGGTTATGTTCGATTTGCCGGTTGACACGAAGGCCGCTCGACGCGAGTATGCCATCTTCCGTAAGAGGCTGCTCAAGGATGGCTTTACGCGAATACAATACTCAGTCTACGTGCGGCACTGCGCAAGCCAGGAAAATGCCGATGTGCACGTCCAGCGAGTGGAAGCCGCGGTCCCGCCCGATGGCGAGATTCGCGTCCTCCTCATCACGGAGAGACAGTACGAGCGGATGCGGGTTTTCTGGGGAAAAAGGCGCAAGGCCCCCGAGAATCCGCCGTGCCAACTCGAGCTTTTCTGA
- the cas1 gene encoding type II CRISPR-associated endonuclease Cas1 — translation MIKRTIEISHEAAHLAVKLDQIQLLRHDASVKAPIASIPCEDIGLVVVDHPGVTYSHAALARIIEFGGGVLICGRDHLPAGLLLPMISHTEGVWRIKDQLRASKPLHKRLWQQIVIAKIKAQARNLPSGEVSQGRLLALAGEVKSGDPSNVEAQAAKIYWGAWLGDRPQAAWFRRRPEGKDPINGMLNYGYAAMRAAVARALVGGGLLPALGIHHKQRGNNFCLADDLLEPLRPLVDACVRDLIDWNITEIDQRAKKHLLALLTRTVQVGDQMGPLMVGLHRTVASLVACLRGESRRLDLPVGVRNDS, via the coding sequence GTGATCAAGCGCACCATCGAAATCTCGCACGAGGCCGCGCATCTGGCGGTGAAGCTGGATCAGATCCAGTTGTTACGTCACGATGCTTCGGTGAAGGCCCCAATCGCGTCGATCCCCTGCGAAGATATCGGACTCGTGGTTGTGGACCATCCCGGCGTCACGTATTCGCACGCAGCCCTGGCGCGGATCATCGAGTTCGGCGGCGGGGTGCTAATCTGCGGCCGGGACCACCTGCCAGCCGGCCTCCTATTGCCCATGATCAGCCACACGGAGGGGGTCTGGCGGATCAAGGATCAGCTCAGGGCGTCGAAGCCGCTGCACAAGCGGCTCTGGCAGCAAATCGTCATCGCCAAAATCAAAGCTCAGGCCCGCAATCTCCCGTCAGGCGAGGTTTCTCAAGGCAGACTGCTCGCGCTGGCGGGCGAGGTCAAGTCCGGCGATCCATCGAACGTCGAGGCTCAGGCGGCGAAGATTTATTGGGGGGCGTGGTTGGGCGACCGCCCACAAGCGGCCTGGTTCCGGCGACGCCCGGAGGGCAAAGATCCGATCAATGGGATGCTGAACTACGGCTATGCCGCGATGCGGGCGGCCGTGGCCCGCGCGCTCGTGGGCGGCGGCCTGCTACCAGCTCTTGGCATTCACCACAAGCAGAGAGGGAACAACTTCTGCCTGGCGGACGACCTGCTCGAGCCGCTGCGGCCACTGGTGGACGCCTGCGTGCGTGACCTGATCGACTGGAATATCACGGAGATTGACCAGCGGGCCAAGAAACACCTGCTCGCTCTGCTCACCCGCACGGTGCAGGTCGGCGATCAGATGGGACCGCTCATGGTCGGCCTGCACCGAACGGTGGCTTCGTTGGTGGCCTGCCTTCGCGGGGAAAGCAGACGCCTGGACTTGCCGGTTGGAGTCAGGAATGACTCATGA